One segment of Anguilla anguilla isolate fAngAng1 chromosome 1, fAngAng1.pri, whole genome shotgun sequence DNA contains the following:
- the cmtm7 gene encoding CKLF-like MARVEL transmembrane domain-containing protein 7, translating to MSHTVVTTTTTTTSTSDGGILNIGYARTVQGLLKIAQVVVLLIAFLCVHCSSAWTDYSAFRYFEVVTLWFLIAFLIFFLMYIFRLQSKIPCINWTLTEFLHYAVGTILVFIASIVAAVKCGQISALVAGSVFGFIATFLLAVSIWMSYKITCGSQPTGAAV from the exons ATGTCCCATACAGTAGTTACAACGACAACCACCACAACGTCGACATCTGATGGGGGTATTCTAAACATTGGTTATGCACGGACTGTTCAGGGTTTACTCAAAATCGCTCAAGTG gTTGTACTGCTTATTGCATTCCTGTGTGTCCACTGCTCTTCTGCATGGACAGACTACTCCGCCTTCCGTTACTTTGAGGTGGTCACTCTGTGGTTCCTCATTGCCTTCCTTATCTTCTTCCTGATGTACATCTTCAGGCTCCAGAGCAAGATCCCCTGCATCAACTGGACCCTGACG GAGTTTTTGCATTATGCCGTGGGGACAATCCTAGTCTTCATTGCATCTATAGTGGCTGCAGTGAAGTGTGGCCAAATTTCTGCCCTTGTCGCCGGATCG GTGTTTGGCTTCATTGCCACTTTTTTACTTGCAGTCAGCATCTGGATGTCCTACAAGATCACATGTGGGTCCCAGCCAACAG GTGCAGCTGTGTAG